One Fibrobacter succinogenes genomic window, GCAATTATTCTTTCTGCTACACGGCGCCTGTGCTTATCGTCGTTGCGAACAAGAAGGAATACGGTAACAATATGGCCGATGTCGCCTGCGCTGTCGAAAACATGATGCTTGCCGCAAATGAACTCGACCTCGGCAGTTGCTATATCAATCAGCTCAAGTGGCTGAACGAAGACCCGACGCTTCTCTCATACTTGCGCGGCCTCGGCCTTAAGGAAGATGAACGCGTTTACGCCTCTGTTGCAATTGGCTATGCTGATACGGAATCGGGACTCCCGAACCGTACGGAAACGCCTCGCGTCGGTAACGAAGTCGAGTGGGTGTAGCGGCTATGCCGCAGTTACTAGATACTAGTCAATAGTTACTAGAGATTATCGATTTAACTTTTTTCTATCTTTACACCGCCTTGGTGATTCTTGGTGTTTTCTATACCTCAAAGGATGCCGAAGGCGGCCGACCTCATACCTCATAGCTTGCGGGTACATTATGGATTTTAAGAAAATGGAAGACGGCTTCCGGATGATTCTGGAAGGCATGGGCGAAGACCCGAACCGTGAAGGCCTTATCGATACGCCGAAGCGTGTTGCTAAGATGTACGCTGAGCTCATGACAAGCCTTACGGGCGAAATGAAGGCCGAAGACATCCTCAAGACCCGCTTCCACGAGAAGTACGATGAAATGATTATCGTGCCGGACATCCAGTTTGCAAGCATGTGCGAACACCACTTTTTGCCGTTCACGGGCAAGGCCCACGTGGCCTATATCCCGGGTGATTGCGTGGTCGGCCTCTCGAAGATTCCGCGCGTGGTGGAATATTACGCCCGCATGCCGCAGATCCAGGAACGCATGACGCGCCAGATTGCAGAACTCATCCAGAAAGTGCTCCAGCCGAAGGGTGTCGCGGTCGTTTTGGAAGCGAGCCATATGTGCATGACGATGCGCGGTGTGAAAAAGCCGGGTGCCATGATGGTCACGACGCAGCTTTTGGGTCGTTTCAAGACCGACGAAAAGACTCGCGCTGAGTTCATGTCCCGCATTTACGCTCCTAGATAGTCCATAATGCTTTTTGGGGCCCTATCCCGGATTAAAACCGGGCGAAATTTGGGGGCTGAAATTTTGTTTTACGCAGTTTTGCCGGATACTTTCGTTCCGGCTTTTCTTTTTTTAGGGGCGTTATGGATTTTTTGTCAATAAAAGGAATTTTACATATATAAATCCTCCTCTCTTTTTGATTTAGTTTAAAAAATAGCCTCCTTAAAGGCTAATGGATGGGTTGTAAGGTTTTTGAAAAAATGAGGAGTACAAAGATGAAATCAAAAATCTTAAAAACGATGGTGTTGGTGAGCTCACTGGCATTCTTCAATTGCGGAGATGAATCAGTCTCATCTGCTATTTCCAATTATGGAGAACTTTCGTCTAGTTCTGGTGAAGTCCAGCTGGGCGATGGGGCCTCTTCTAGCTCTGCGGAACAAGCTGGTCAGCAACAGGGCGAAATCTCTGGAGTTTCGTCCAGTTCTACGGGGACGGCTGAAACGCTTAGCTCTAGCAGTGTTGATGAAAGTTGCTTGGCTTCTAGCTTGCCTGATGCTTGCGGCTCGGGCTCGAATCCGACATCTAGCAGCGATGTTGCACCGGGCTCCAGTGCTGACGTTCAGGATCCTGCATCCAGCGCCGATGTGCAAAATCCGGCCTCTAGCTCTGATAAGGCTCCTGTCGTAAGTTCCAGCTCCGAGAAGGCTCTGGCATCATCTAGCTCTGCAAAGGTGGAAAGCTCCAGCTCCGAAAAGAAGGTAGAATCTAGTTCTAGTGCCGAAGCCCCGAAGGGCATTTTCCTTGCTAGCGGTAAGGAAGAAGAAAAGGACCAGATGCAAGTGGAATACAAGACTCGCACCGGCTGGGATGGCGGTGGAATCCTCTCGTATCCGAAGCAGCTTTCTTCGACGCAGAAGCACGGTGTCGTGGTTTGGGGACCGGGCGGCGGTACCGAACCGGGCGCATACGAAGGCATGATCCGTCGCTTGGCTTCTCATGGCTTTGTGGTAATCGCCCTCAAGGAATCTCCGGGTGATGCTTCTCAGGCTATCAAGGCCTTGGATTGGCTCGACAAGCAGAACAAGGATCAGAATAGCCCGCTGTTTGGCAAGCTCGACATGAATGTTGTCGGTTGCTCCGGCCACTCCATGGGCGGTCTCGAATCTGAACAGGCTGTTATCAAGGACAAGCGCGTGCTTACGGCGTTCCTCAACAACAGTGGTGACTGGAATGGTGCAGGTGCCA contains:
- a CDS encoding nitroreductase gives rise to the protein MNTLENIKTRRSTRKFKAQPVEIEKLQAIVEAGQFGPTGGNCQTNHFFVISDAAVIAKLKELVQSAFAAMELRDDLYKSLKNSITLSRKGNYSFCYTAPVLIVVANKKEYGNNMADVACAVENMMLAANELDLGSCYINQLKWLNEDPTLLSYLRGLGLKEDERVYASVAIGYADTESGLPNRTETPRVGNEVEWV
- a CDS encoding S9 family peptidase, with protein sequence MKSKILKTMVLVSSLAFFNCGDESVSSAISNYGELSSSSGEVQLGDGASSSSAEQAGQQQGEISGVSSSSTGTAETLSSSSVDESCLASSLPDACGSGSNPTSSSDVAPGSSADVQDPASSADVQNPASSSDKAPVVSSSSEKALASSSSAKVESSSSEKKVESSSSAEAPKGIFLASGKEEEKDQMQVEYKTRTGWDGGGILSYPKQLSSTQKHGVVVWGPGGGTEPGAYEGMIRRLASHGFVVIALKESPGDASQAIKALDWLDKQNKDQNSPLFGKLDMNVVGCSGHSMGGLESEQAVIKDKRVLTAFLNNSGDWNGAGANKVATDRTIAILFGEVGMEKDNAKNDYNNAGVKAPACLIEMTGGPRNSEGGYGHGSGSWDGMAATVAWMRWHLGGETERKTDFVGSSGKYIDGSIIGKQGKWKTQCKNF
- the folE gene encoding GTP cyclohydrolase I FolE, producing the protein MDFKKMEDGFRMILEGMGEDPNREGLIDTPKRVAKMYAELMTSLTGEMKAEDILKTRFHEKYDEMIIVPDIQFASMCEHHFLPFTGKAHVAYIPGDCVVGLSKIPRVVEYYARMPQIQERMTRQIAELIQKVLQPKGVAVVLEASHMCMTMRGVKKPGAMMVTTQLLGRFKTDEKTRAEFMSRIYAPR